Part of the Fundidesulfovibrio terrae genome is shown below.
CGCCAGGACACGGCCACGCAGGGGCGGTCCGCCTCCAGCAGGTGCGGCGCGCCCACCCATTCGAAAAGTCCGCAATGAGCCTGGGGGATCACCAGCCGGGCCTCGGGGTCGAACACCTGGACGATGCGGCCCTCGAGAAGCCCGGCGTTCACGTTCTTCACCGCCCCCAGGTTCTCGATGGCGAGATTCGAGTCGCGGGCCAGAAGGTCCAGGGAGGGCAGCCCGGCGGTGTCCGTGGCCGTGGTGATCACGGCCTCGCCGCCGCTGACGGCCGCCGCGCGCCGGGCCAGGTCGTTGGCCCCGCCCAGGTGCCCGGACAGCAGGCTCACGGCGTGGCGGCCCGCCTGATCCAGCGCCACCACCGCCGGGTCCTGGGATTTGCCCTTGAGCAGAGGGGCCACGGCGCGCACCACGATGCCGCAGGCGGCCACGAACAGGTGTCCCTGGTAGGAGTGGAAGACCTCCGCCACCTGGGCCGGGAGAGAGTCGAAGGCTTTCTCGTCGGGCCCGGCCAGCTTGCGCGGCAGGTACAGGTCCGCCCCGAACTCCCCCGCGAGCCCGCGGGCCAGGCGCGCGCCCTGGGGAGTCAGGGCGTAGACGGCCAGACGTCCGGTCATGGGCGCATCCGGTCGTGCGCGGCCGGGGGCGTCATCAGAGTTTCACCCGCTTCGCCGCCTCCAGGGTCAGATCGTAATCCGCCTCGGTGTGGGCGAAGGAGGTGAAGGAGCACTCGTAGCCCAGCGACGCCAGGTACACGCCCTGCTCGCGCATCTGCTTGTAGATGGCGGTGTAGACCTTGCCGTCGGAGGTGCGGGCGGCGGCCATGTCCGTAACGGGGCGGTCGGTGAAGTACATGGTGAAGGCCGAGGCCACCTTGTTCAAGGTCACGGGCACGCCCTTGGAGCGGATGATGGCCGCGAACTCGTCGGCCAGCTCGCCGGTACGCTTCTCCAGGGCGGCGTAGTCGCGTTTCTCCAGCTCGAGCAGGTTGGCCAGGCCGGCGGCCATGGCCACGGGGTTGCCCGAGAGCGTCCCGGCCTGGAACACCGGGCCGCAGGGGGAGAGCTTCTCCATGATGTCGCGGCGGCCGCCGTAGGCGCCCACGGGGAAGCCCGCGCCGATGATCTTGCCGAGCGTGGTCAGGTCCGGGCGCACGCCGTAGCGGCCCTGGGCTCCGTGGAGGCTCCAGCGGAAGCCGGTGATGACCTCGTCGAAGATGAGCACGGTGCCGTATTCGTCGCAGATTGCGCGCAGGCCCTCCAGGTAGCCGGGCTTGGGCAGCACCAGGCCCATGTTGCCCGGGGCGGGCTCCACGATGATGGCCGCGATCTCCTTGCCCCTTGCCTTGAAGGCCTCTTTCACGGCCTCCAGGTCGTTGTAGGGCAGCACGATGGTGTGGGCCACGGTGGCGGCCGGGACGCCCGGGGTGCCGGGGGCGGCCTGCACGGCCACGCCCGATCCGGCGGCGGCCAGGAAGGCGTCGGCGTGGCCGTGGTAGCAGCCGTCGAACTTGATGACGCAGTCGCGCCCGGTGAAGCCGCGCGCCAGGCGAAGCGCGCTCATGGTGGCTTCGGTGCCGGAGTTGACCATGCGCACCATCTCTACCGAGGGCATGAGCTTGGTGATCTTCTCGGCCAGGTCCACCTCGGCGGGACAGGGCGCGCCGAAGCTCGAGCCGTTGTCCAGGGCAGCCTTGGCGGCGGCGTGCACCACGGGGTCGGCGTGGCCCAGCAGCATGGGGCCCCAGCTCATGACGTAGTCCACGTACCCGTTGCCGTCCACGTCGTAAATTTTCGAGCCCTCGGCGCGGGCGATGAACAGGGGCTCGGACTCCACGGCCTTGCAGGCGCGGATGGGCGAGTTGACCCCGCCGGGGATCAGGGTCTGGGCCTTGGCGTACAGCGTGGAGGACAGGGACATGGGCGGCGCTCCTTGATGGAAATTGGAAGCCCCGTCCATACCCGCAGGCGGGCACGCGGGCAAGTGCGGGACGGCATGTCCGGTCTTGCGCTTCTTCAGGGCCGCGCCTATGGAGGATCATGCCGGAATATCCATCCGGCTCCATCAAGGAGGGCCTCCATGCTCGCCACAGACGAACTCAAAGCCGAACACCGGGGCATCGAGATCATGCTGCGCATCCTCGGGCAACTGGCCGACGCCGCTCAGTCAGGGCGCGGCCTGGACAAGGCCGACGCCGCCGATGTCATCGAATTTTTGAGAACCTTTGCCGACAAGTGCCACCACAGCAAGGAGGAGGACCTGCTCTTCCCGGCCCTGGAGGCGGCGGGAATCCCACGCCAGGGCGGCCCCGTGGGGGTGATGCTGCATGAGCACGACATCGGGCGGGGCTTCATCAAGGGCATGTCGGACTCCCTGGCTTCGGGGGACATGGTCGGATTCGCGGGTGCGGCCAGGGGCTACATCGAACTCCTCTCGAACCACATCGCCAAGGAGGACAACGTGCTCTTCAAGATGGCCGACCAGGCGCTCTCCCCGCAAAAGCAGGAGGAACTGGTCCGGGCCTTCGCGGCCATGGAGCGCGACCACATGGGCGAGGGCGTGCACGAAGCCTTCCACGCCATGATGGACCGGTTGGCCGTCAAGTACCTGGGCTAGAGGGCGAACAAAAAAGGCGGGTTCCGGAATTCGGAACCCGCCGCCGTTACGCCGGTCATCCGGCCAGTCATTAGGTATGGCGAGCCGTCCTAGTGGTGGCCTGCCATTTTTGATCCAAAGCGTTGACGTCCCGGAGCCCCTTTTCATAGCATGCACCAAGGTTCCACATGAATTGAGGAAAATATATGAAGAGTACATTTCCGGACCAGTTTGGGCTGCTTTCCGGGCAAACATATTAGCAATACGGAAAAAAAATTTTCGTCAATAATGATGGTTTTGAGGATTACGAAGTACTTTCAAATTATTGTGAAAATTGTGGATGGGATTTTCCCTCTAACAAATTAGAGCTTCATCATCTCCATCATCGTAGTCTTTGGAGGGAGAAGCCCGAAGATGTTCTTCTGGTATGTGCGAAATGTCATTCAAGACTTGATGATATACGAGCAGAAGAAGGGAAAAACGATCAGATGAAGCCTACGATGATGCCAGAATCGCTGGGTGGCTTAGGGCAAAGTACGGAGAGGATTGGATGGTATGCTACAATCCAGATGTTTTAATCGAGGAGGCCGTGGAAAGATTGGCTGAATTAGACGATGAATATTGGTGATCATGCGTCTTGTGATTGTCAGAGTACATCAATAAAATAAGGCTTCAAGGCAGGTAATACTTCTGACCTCATTGACCAAGTCAATGTCCTTTAAGGGTGTTGATTTCTCAATGAACTCCTTGTAGTTTTCTGCGGATTCTAAAATGACGTGTGCAGTTTTTCTAGCAAAAACAAAATTTCCAGGAAAGCGCCATTCACGTTCATGAGACCAATCAACAGGAGTTGTTGTGTTGGGAGAGTAATGAACTACTCGCCAATGCTCTTCAGGTGGTAATATGTTTTTTGCTACGTTCTTGTCTTCATATATAACCGGACGGCAGCCCAAGGCAAAAGCATAATTTACTTGAAATCCTAGCCCGACACCAGTGTATCTTGTTTTATCGTATCCTTTTCGTTCCTTATACTCTCGCTCAAATTTTAAATTTTGACAAATAGAGTAAAGGGGAATGTTTTGAAAGCATGCCGCGCCTCGATCTCCAATTATAAATGCCTCTGCTGGCTTGCTGGCAATAATTGTTTTTTCGCACAATATTTTAATAAGAACATCGACCGCCGATTTATCTCCCGCAGGACGAGTTAAATGAAAGATGCTGTGTGTTAAATCGGAACGTGACGAAAGCCTGCCAATCCAGTCACTTACGTCATAGCTCATTACATTTTCCCCACCAGCTCCTTCACTTTGGCAAGGGCCGCGTCCATGCCCGAGGCTTCCGTGCCGCCGGCCTGGGCCAGGTCCGGGCGGCCGCCGCCCGAGCCGCCCACCAGGGCGGACACGTCCTTGATGAGGGTCTGGGCGGTGAATTTTCCGTGCAGATCTCGGCTCACGTAGAGGATCAGCGCCACCTTGCCGTCCTCGCCCGCGCCCGTGAGGCAGGCCACGCCCGAAGGCAGCTTGGAGCGCACGTCGTCCATGGTGTCGCGCAGCGACTTCATGGTCGCCCCGTCCACCTTGGCCGTCAGCACCTTCACGCCGCCGATCTCCTCCACGCCGTCCATGAGGTCGCGACCCTGGCCCGAGGCCAGCTTGCCCTGGAGCTGCTCCTTCTCCTTGGTCAGGGCCTTCACCTGGGCCTGGAGGGTTTTGAGGCGCTCGGCCAGCTCGCCGGGCTTGGCGCGCAGGACGTCGGCCACCTCGTCCATCTCCCGGCGCACGGCCTGGAAATGTCCCAGCATGTTCCAGCCGGTGACCGCCTCGATGCGCCGCACGCCCGCGGCCACGCCGGACTCGGAGAGGACGCTGAAGCCGCCCGCCTGGCCGGTGGCCTTGATGTGCGTGCCGCCGCAGAGTTCCATGGACACGCCCGGAACCTCCACCACGCTGACCTCGTCGCCGTACTTCTCGCCGAAGAGGGCCATGGCCCCCTTGGCCTGGGCCTCCTTGACGCCCATGATCTCGCGCTTGACGGCGATGTCCGCCAGGATGGCCTGGTTGACCTCTTCCTCGATGCGGGCCATCTCGTCCGGGGTGATCTGGGAGATGTGGGTGAAGTCGAAGCGCAGGCGCTCTGGGGTCACCAGCGATCCGGCCTGCTTCACGTGCTCGCCCAGCACCTTGCGCAGGGCCGCGTGCAGCAGGTGGGTGGTGGTGTGGTTGCGGGCCGAGCCCAGGCGCAGCTCCTCGTTGACGTCGAGCTTGGCTTCCTGGTCCAGCAAAAGCTCGCCCTCGCCCACGAATACCTTGTGGGTGGTCAGCTCGGGGCTGGGCTTGAGGGTGTCCAGCACGTCGGCGGAGCCGGTCATGGTTTCCACCACGCCCCGGTCGCCCGCTTGGCCGCCGGATTCGCCATAGAAGGGGGTCACGGCGAACACCGCGTAGCCGCCTTCGCCCTGGATGAGACGCTCGCGCGGGATGCCGTCCTCGCCCAGGAGCGCGATGATGCGCGACTCGGCCTTGAGGGTGTCGTAGCCCACGAACCGCGACTTCAAGCCCGTTTCCAGAAGTTTCTTGAACTGTCCCGCGATGTCCGATTCGCCCGAGCCCTTCCAGGCCTTCTTGGCCCTGGCCTTCTGCTCGTCCATGCAGACCTTGTAGCCGGCCTCGTCCACGCAGAAGCCCTGCTTGCCCGCCACGTCGGTGATGATGTCCAGGGGGAAGCCGTAAGTGTCGTAGAGCTTGAAGGCCACTTCGCCGGAGATGATGGCGCTTCCGGCCTTCGTGGCGGCGGCCATCTCCTCCTCGAGGATGTCCAGGCCCTTGTCGAGCGTTACGGAGAAGCGTTCCTCCTCCTCGCGCACCACGCGGGTCATGAAGTCCATGCCTTCCACGATCTCGGGGTACTGCACGCCCATGACCTCGACCACGGTGGGGCAGACCTTGTGCAGGAAGGGGTCCTTCAGGCCCATGAGGCGCCCGAAGCGGAAGGCCCGGCGGATGAGGCGCCTGAGCACGTAGCCCCGTCCCTCGTTGGAGGGCAGGATGGAGTCGGCGATGAGGAACACCATGGAGCGCGAGTGGTCCGCGATGACGCGAAGCGCGGTGTCGGTCTCCTCGTCGGTCTTGTATTTCACGCCCGCCAGTTCGGCCGTGGCCGCGATGATGGGGATGAACAGGTCCGAGTCGAAGTTGGAGTACACGCCCTGGCACACGCCGGCCACGCGCTCCAGGCCCATGCCCGTGTCGATGGAGGGGCGCGGCAGGGGCACGCGCTTGCCCGGCTCGATCTGGTCGTACTGCATGAACACGAGGTTCCAGATCTCCAGGAAGCGGTCGCAGTCACACTGGCCGATGCCGCAGTTGGGGCCGCAACTCATGTGTTCGCCCTGGTCGATGAGGATCTCGGAGCAGGGGCCGCAAGGGCCGGTGTCCCCCATGGACCAGAAGTTGTCCTTCTCGCCCAGGCGGAAGATCCGCTCGGCCGGGATGTCGGTGATCTTCAACCAGAGCTCGATGGCCTCGTCGTCGTCGCGGAACACCGTGGCGTAGAGCTTTTCCTTGGGGAGCTTGAGCTCTTCGGTGAGGAAGCCCCAGGCCAGGCGGATGGCCTCTTCCTTGAAGTAGTCGCCGAAGGAGAAGTTGCCCAGCATCTCGAAGAAGGTGTGGTGGCGCGCGGTGCGGCCCACGTTCTCCAGGTCGTTGTGCTTGCCGCCCACGCGCAGGCATTTCTGCGAGGTGGCCGCGCGGGAGTAGTCGCGCTTTTCCTGGCCCAGGAAGACCTTCTTGAACTGGACCATGCCCGCGTTGGTGAACAGAAGCGACGGGTCCTCGCGGGGCACTAGGGAGGAACTGGACACCTCGGTGTGTCCGTTGGCGACGTAATAGTCCAGGAAGCGGCGGCGGATTTCGGTGGCGGTGATCAAGGGGGTTGTCTCCTCAAGAATTTCGAGAGGAAACTTTTTGAAAAAAGTTTCCTCTCGAGCTCTCCTTCACAAACTTTTAACGGGCTTCGCGTCTAAGCCCGGAAATATTACTCTTGGGCTTCGGCGGCGGCTTCCTTGAGCCCCAGGTGCTCGTAGATCTTGTCCTCGATCTGCTGCTTGATCTCGGGGTGCTCGCGCAAGAACTCCCGCACGTTCTCCTTGCCCTGGCCCAGGCGCTCCGAGCCGTAGGCGAACCACGCGCCGGATTTATCGACAATATTCATCTCCACGCCCATGTCGATGAGCTCGCCCTCGCGGGAGATGCCCGTGCCGTAGAGGATGTCGAACTGCGCCTCGCGGAACGGCGGGGCCACCTTGTTCTTCACCACCTTCACCCGGCAGCGCGACCCGTAGACTTCTTCCTTGTCCTTCAGGGTCTGGATCTTGCGGATGTCCATGCGGGTGGAGGCGTAGAACTTGAGCGCGTGGCCGCCCGTGGTGGTCTCGGGGTTGCCGTAGCCGGTCTGGCCGATCTTCATGCGGATCTGGTTGATGAAGATGACCGCGCTCTGGGACTTGTGGATGGTGCCGGTGAGCTTGCGCATGGCGTGGCTCATGAGGCGCGCCTGCCCGCCCACCTGGGTCTCGCCCATCTCGCCTTCCAGTTCGGCCTGAGGGATGAGCGCGGCCACCGAGTCGATGACGATCACGTCCACGGCGCTGGAGCGCACCAGCAGGTCGCAGATGTCCAGGGCCTGCTCGCCGTAATCGGGCTGCGAGATGAGCAGTTCGTCGGTCTTCACGCCCAGGCGCTTGGCGTAGTTGACGTCGAGTGCGTGCTCGGCGTCGATGAAGGCCGCCGTGCCGCCCTTTTTCTGGGATTCGGCGATGATGTGCAGGGCCAGGGTGGTCTTGCCCGAGGATTCCGGGCCGAAAATTTCGGTGACGCGCCCCTTGGGGATTCCCCCGATGCCCAGCGCCAAGTCCACGCCGATGGAGCCCGTGGGGATGGACGGGATGGCCGCGTGGGTCTCCTCGTCCAGGCGCATGACGGAGCCCTGGCCGTATTTGCGCTCGATGGTGGTCAGGGCGGTGGTCAGGGCCTCGAGGCGGGCGTCCTGGGCGTTGGAGGCGGATTTCTTGGCCATGGGAGGGACATCCTTGTGAAATGTGGGAAATGCCCAAGGGGCATAGCAAAACGAAGTCCGAGGGGCAACGGGCATCTTGTCCCGGTGCCCGGCCCGTTGTCCGCGTCGCAACGCTTGCCGCAATCCCGCGAGGGGCGTACGTTCACGGCAAACTCACACAAGGAGGTCGTATGAGCTTTCTTAAAGAGTTCAAGGAATTCGCCATGCGCGGCAACGTCATGGACCTCGCCGTGGGTGTGATCATCGGCGCTTCTTTCGGCAAGATCGTATCGTCGTTGGTGGCCGACGTGATCATGCCGCCGGTGGGGATGCTGCTCGGGGGAGTGGACTTCACCAGCCTCAAGCTCACCCTGGCCGCCCCCATCGAGGGGATGAAGAGCGCCACCCTGAACTACGGCAACTTCATCCAGACCCTGGTTGACTTCACCATCGTCGCCTTCGCCATCTTCCTCATGGTCAAGGGCATCAACGCCCTCAAACGAAGGGGGGAGAAGCCCGAGGAGCCGGCCGCGCCGCCGCCGGTTCCGCCCGACGTGGCGCTGCTTACGGAGATACGCGACCTGCTCAAGGCGCGCCAAGCCTAGTATCGCCTTTTGCGGCCTTCGTTGGTAGGCTTGCCCGGGCAGCGGCCGCGAGGCCGCCGTCCGGGCGCCGCGCGCCCGGGCGTGCCCGCCATCTGCAAGGAGAGTATTTCCCCGCCCATGAAACAATACGACGTTTTGGCCATGTTCTCAGGCGGCCTGGACTCCATCCTGGCTGCGAAATCAGTTGCCGCGCAGGGGCTTGCGGTGCTCGGCCTGCACTTCACCAGCCCCTTCTTCGGCCATCCGGACAAGATAGCGGGATGGTCCGCCGACTACGGCCTGGACATCGAGGCCGTGGACGTGGGGCCCGAGTACGTGGCCATGATGGACGCCCGGCCGCTCCACGGCGTGGGCAAGGGCCTGAACCCCTGCGTGGACTGCAAGATTCTCATGCTGGCGCGCTGCCGGGAGCTTCTTGGCGTGTACGGGGCCAAGTTCATCGTCACCGGCGAGGTGAAGGGCCAGCGGCCCATGTCCCAGCGCCGCGACGCCCTGGACATCATCAGCCGCGACGCCGGGGTGCGCGACGTGCTCCTGCGCCCGTTGTGCGCCAAGACCATGAAGCCCACCCCCATGGAGGAGTCAGGGCTTGTCGACCGCGAGAGGCTGCACGCCTTCGGGGGGCGCACGAGAAAGCCGCAGTTCAGGCTGGCCCGGGAACTGGGCATCACCAAATTCCCCCAGCCGGCCGGGGGCTGCAAACTCACGGAATTCGAGTCCGCCAAGCGCTACGTGCCGGTGTTCATGCACGCCAGGCCCGCCACCGACGCCGATTTCCACCTGGCCAACGTGGGCCGCCAGTTCTGGGCCGGGGCGCACTGGATGGCCATGGGCCGCAACCGCGAGGACAACGAGACCCTGGCCCGCTTGGCCCGCCCCGGCGACCGGCTTCTGGACGTGATGGGCTTCCCGAGCCCGCTGGGCCTTGTTCGGGCGCTGCCGGGCGTGGACTGGAACGACGCCGCCCTCTCGGACGCGGCCGCGCTCCTTGCCTCGTACGCGCCCAAGGCCGCGGCCTCGGGCGAGCCCGTGCAGGTGCTCGCGCGCCTGGTGACGGACGCCGGGGCCACCGGTGCGGGCTCGCCCGGCGAGACCATGCCCTGGCCGGACGGCGAGGACCGCGTGCTGACCGTTGCCCCTTCGCGCGCCACCCGCCTGGGGCTGGCCGACGTGGACTGGGAGGCGCTCATCCCGGTCAAGAAGGCCATGTTCGGCGAATCCCAGGAGGACGACGGATACTGATCGCGCGAAATGCCCTCCTGGCGTAACTTTGGGGCGTCCGCCAACGTCTCCCTTGCAGCCGCGCTTGCCTCCGGGAGGGGCGGCGCGGTCAGGCCCCGGCGGGCGTTGGGAGACAACCGCCGGGGCCGGCCCGTTTCGCGCTTTTCCGTGCGGGCCGCCCGTCGGCCTGGGCGCGTTCGTCCCGCGTGAACCCTCGGTCGGGCCCGGCCCGGAGAACGATCCATGATCCTGATCGCGACCCCCTGCTACAACGGCACCGTCCACGCCCAGTACATGATCTCGCTCTTCAACATGGTGCGCACCCTGGGCAACGAGGGCGTCGCCTCCGACATCATGACCCCTTCCCACGAGAGCCTCATCACCCGGGCCCGCAACTTCATCGCCAACGAGTTCGTGCGCCACGAGGAATACAGCCACCTGCTCTTCATCGACTCGGACCTGTCCTTCCCGGCGGACACCGCCCTGCGCTACCTGCGCGCGGACAAGGACATCGTCTGCGGCGTCTACCCGCTGAAGTACCTGGACCTGGGCAAGGTGCGCTCCGTGCCCGGGGGGCTCTCGGACCCGGAGGCCGAGGCCGCCTCCCTGGACTACACCGTGAAGTTCAAGTCCGGCGAGGAGCCTGACGACAACGGCTTCATGAGCGTGGAGTACGGCTCCACGGGGTTCATGCTGATAAAGCGCCGGGTGTTCGTGGAGATGGCCAGGGCCCATCCGGAGCTTCGCTACAAGTACTCCTACGCCGCGCTCTACGACCACGTGTTCGACAACTACGCCTTCTTCGACACCCTCATCGACCCCGACACCCGCGACTACCTCCCCGAGGACTACTCCTTCTGCAAGCGCTGGACGGCGCTCGGCGGGGAGGTCCACGCCGACATGCTGAGCCGGTTCGCCCACATCGGCAGCCGGGTCTACCAGGGGGACTATCCCCGCTTCGCCTCGTACAAGAGCCAGGAGGCGGACGGGCACGGCGGCGGCTGAGGCCGGCGCTTTCCTTTCCTGGCGGCCCGCTCCCGCCCCTGCCTTACGGTCCCTCCCGCCGGGCTCGGCCGGATTTTCGCCGTCCGCACCGGTTCTCAAATCCCTCGTTAATGAGTATGCTTGTGTCCTGCCCGCACGGGCATGTGGGTCACAAGGAGTAGCCTCTCATGAACAGACGCCATTTTCTCGGAGTCCTCGGCGCCTCGGCCGCAGTCTGCGCCATGGGAGGGACGGCCCGGGCGTTCAGAGCCCCGATGCCCAACGGCAAGGGGCCCAAGGGCAAGGGAATGGTGACCTTCACCTTCGACGACGGCATCGCCTCGACCAACCGCTACGCCCTGCCGGTGCTCAAGAGATGGGGCATGGCGGCCACCGCGGGCATCGTGGTGGGCAAGATGCTTTCGGACGACAACGACTACATGGACCTCGCTTCCGTGCGCGAACTGGAGAGCAACGGCTGGGAGATCGCCTCCCACGGCATGAGCCGGGTGAACCCCCTGAACATCCCCAGGCTCTACGAGCAGGAGCCCCTCTCGGGGTGGCGCCCGGACAAGGACAACCCCGCCCATTTCCAGGCCCGCTACGATTACGAATACGTGCCCGGCCTCTCTCAGGACGGAACGGCCTACAAGGCGGTGGAAAGCCTGAACCGGCTGCTGGACACGCCCGGCACCTACTGGCTCGACCGGACCATCGCCGAGCTGCACGTGCACGTCCTGCGCGGGGGCGACCCGGAGTCCCTGAACATCCGGACCGGATCGCTGCAGCGGGGCATGGAGGAATCCAAGCGGTCCCTGACGGAACTCGGGTTCACCGTGGACACCTTCGTGGCCCCGAAAAATTACTGGACGCAGGACGAAGAGAACCTCTGCAAGCGCTATTACGCCCGCGCCTGCGCCCAGAACGATTCGGACAACCGCCGGGCCACGTTCAACCCCTATTCCATCAAGCGCTTCACGGTGCGCAAGGGCGACACGCCCCAGACGCTCGTGAACACCATCAAGGACCACAGCCTCGCAGCCGGCAGCTGGGTGGTGTTCTGCCTGCACGGCGTGGGCGAGGACCTGGGCTGGGGCACCTACCCCGTGGAGAGCCTCGATTCCGTCTGCGCATGGATTGCGGAGCAGAAGATCCCGGTGGTGACGGTGCGCGAGGGCTGCAGGCTGATGCTCGAAACCCGGTAGTGCCCTGGGCCCAATAGATCGGAGAGGCGTTGCAATGAAGGTCGCGGAAGGTCAGCTCGAGCTGCTCCAGCATGTGGCGGAGCAGCTGCGCACGGATAAAAGCCTGGCTGGAGAACTCATCCGGGAATACATCGACGGCATGGTCAAGGATCAGGCCGTGGCCCCGGACGTGCTGCCCAACACGGTGCACATCAAGCACGACAAGGAGCCCGTCAGGCACCCCGACGTCTCCCCCGATTCGGGCAGGGTGGTGGACCGCTCCGCCTGAGGCGCGGCCAGGTCCCCCTCAGCCCAGAAGCCACACAGCCAGCGGCGCGCACGCCGCCGTGAACATCCCCGCCAGAATCATGG
Proteins encoded:
- the alaS gene encoding alanine--tRNA ligase, coding for MITATEIRRRFLDYYVANGHTEVSSSSLVPREDPSLLFTNAGMVQFKKVFLGQEKRDYSRAATSQKCLRVGGKHNDLENVGRTARHHTFFEMLGNFSFGDYFKEEAIRLAWGFLTEELKLPKEKLYATVFRDDDEAIELWLKITDIPAERIFRLGEKDNFWSMGDTGPCGPCSEILIDQGEHMSCGPNCGIGQCDCDRFLEIWNLVFMQYDQIEPGKRVPLPRPSIDTGMGLERVAGVCQGVYSNFDSDLFIPIIAATAELAGVKYKTDEETDTALRVIADHSRSMVFLIADSILPSNEGRGYVLRRLIRRAFRFGRLMGLKDPFLHKVCPTVVEVMGVQYPEIVEGMDFMTRVVREEEERFSVTLDKGLDILEEEMAAATKAGSAIISGEVAFKLYDTYGFPLDIITDVAGKQGFCVDEAGYKVCMDEQKARAKKAWKGSGESDIAGQFKKLLETGLKSRFVGYDTLKAESRIIALLGEDGIPRERLIQGEGGYAVFAVTPFYGESGGQAGDRGVVETMTGSADVLDTLKPSPELTTHKVFVGEGELLLDQEAKLDVNEELRLGSARNHTTTHLLHAALRKVLGEHVKQAGSLVTPERLRFDFTHISQITPDEMARIEEEVNQAILADIAVKREIMGVKEAQAKGAMALFGEKYGDEVSVVEVPGVSMELCGGTHIKATGQAGGFSVLSESGVAAGVRRIEAVTGWNMLGHFQAVRREMDEVADVLRAKPGELAERLKTLQAQVKALTKEKEQLQGKLASGQGRDLMDGVEEIGGVKVLTAKVDGATMKSLRDTMDDVRSKLPSGVACLTGAGEDGKVALILYVSRDLHGKFTAQTLIKDVSALVGGSGGGRPDLAQAGGTEASGMDAALAKVKELVGKM
- the hemL gene encoding glutamate-1-semialdehyde 2,1-aminomutase encodes the protein MSLSSTLYAKAQTLIPGGVNSPIRACKAVESEPLFIARAEGSKIYDVDGNGYVDYVMSWGPMLLGHADPVVHAAAKAALDNGSSFGAPCPAEVDLAEKITKLMPSVEMVRMVNSGTEATMSALRLARGFTGRDCVIKFDGCYHGHADAFLAAAGSGVAVQAAPGTPGVPAATVAHTIVLPYNDLEAVKEAFKARGKEIAAIIVEPAPGNMGLVLPKPGYLEGLRAICDEYGTVLIFDEVITGFRWSLHGAQGRYGVRPDLTTLGKIIGAGFPVGAYGGRRDIMEKLSPCGPVFQAGTLSGNPVAMAAGLANLLELEKRDYAALEKRTGELADEFAAIIRSKGVPVTLNKVASAFTMYFTDRPVTDMAAARTSDGKVYTAIYKQMREQGVYLASLGYECSFTSFAHTEADYDLTLEAAKRVKL
- the mscL gene encoding large-conductance mechanosensitive channel protein MscL — protein: MSFLKEFKEFAMRGNVMDLAVGVIIGASFGKIVSSLVADVIMPPVGMLLGGVDFTSLKLTLAAPIEGMKSATLNYGNFIQTLVDFTIVAFAIFLMVKGINALKRRGEKPEEPAAPPPVPPDVALLTEIRDLLKARQA
- a CDS encoding tRNA(5-methylaminomethyl-2-thiouridylate) methyltransferase gives rise to the protein MKQYDVLAMFSGGLDSILAAKSVAAQGLAVLGLHFTSPFFGHPDKIAGWSADYGLDIEAVDVGPEYVAMMDARPLHGVGKGLNPCVDCKILMLARCRELLGVYGAKFIVTGEVKGQRPMSQRRDALDIISRDAGVRDVLLRPLCAKTMKPTPMEESGLVDRERLHAFGGRTRKPQFRLARELGITKFPQPAGGCKLTEFESAKRYVPVFMHARPATDADFHLANVGRQFWAGAHWMAMGRNREDNETLARLARPGDRLLDVMGFPSPLGLVRALPGVDWNDAALSDAAALLASYAPKAAASGEPVQVLARLVTDAGATGAGSPGETMPWPDGEDRVLTVAPSRATRLGLADVDWEALIPVKKAMFGESQEDDGY
- a CDS encoding polysaccharide deacetylase family protein, which codes for MNRRHFLGVLGASAAVCAMGGTARAFRAPMPNGKGPKGKGMVTFTFDDGIASTNRYALPVLKRWGMAATAGIVVGKMLSDDNDYMDLASVRELESNGWEIASHGMSRVNPLNIPRLYEQEPLSGWRPDKDNPAHFQARYDYEYVPGLSQDGTAYKAVESLNRLLDTPGTYWLDRTIAELHVHVLRGGDPESLNIRTGSLQRGMEESKRSLTELGFTVDTFVAPKNYWTQDEENLCKRYYARACAQNDSDNRRATFNPYSIKRFTVRKGDTPQTLVNTIKDHSLAAGSWVVFCLHGVGEDLGWGTYPVESLDSVCAWIAEQKIPVVTVREGCRLMLETR
- a CDS encoding hemerythrin domain-containing protein, which encodes MLATDELKAEHRGIEIMLRILGQLADAAQSGRGLDKADAADVIEFLRTFADKCHHSKEEDLLFPALEAAGIPRQGGPVGVMLHEHDIGRGFIKGMSDSLASGDMVGFAGAARGYIELLSNHIAKEDNVLFKMADQALSPQKQEELVRAFAAMERDHMGEGVHEAFHAMMDRLAVKYLG
- a CDS encoding cobalt-precorrin 5A hydrolase, whose product is MTGRLAVYALTPQGARLARGLAGEFGADLYLPRKLAGPDEKAFDSLPAQVAEVFHSYQGHLFVAACGIVVRAVAPLLKGKSQDPAVVALDQAGRHAVSLLSGHLGGANDLARRAAAVSGGEAVITTATDTAGLPSLDLLARDSNLAIENLGAVKNVNAGLLEGRIVQVFDPEARLVIPQAHCGLFEWVGAPHLLEADRPCVAVSWREGSFPAACLKLRPRVVVAGTGCRKGTPASEIVEAVREACARRGVAVKSLAALASIEAKRGEPGLREAADVLGLDLIFFPASRLGEVAVPNPSANALKHMGVESVCEAAALLATGADTLLLPKMKTKTVTVALAAAS
- the recA gene encoding recombinase RecA, translating into MAKKSASNAQDARLEALTTALTTIERKYGQGSVMRLDEETHAAIPSIPTGSIGVDLALGIGGIPKGRVTEIFGPESSGKTTLALHIIAESQKKGGTAAFIDAEHALDVNYAKRLGVKTDELLISQPDYGEQALDICDLLVRSSAVDVIVIDSVAALIPQAELEGEMGETQVGGQARLMSHAMRKLTGTIHKSQSAVIFINQIRMKIGQTGYGNPETTTGGHALKFYASTRMDIRKIQTLKDKEEVYGSRCRVKVVKNKVAPPFREAQFDILYGTGISREGELIDMGVEMNIVDKSGAWFAYGSERLGQGKENVREFLREHPEIKQQIEDKIYEHLGLKEAAAEAQE
- a CDS encoding HNH endonuclease; translation: MFVNNDGFEDYEVLSNYCENCGWDFPSNKLELHHLHHRSLWREKPEDVLLVCAKCHSRLDDIRAEEGKNDQMKPTMMPESLGGLGQSTERIGWYATIQMF